One stretch of Chitinophagales bacterium DNA includes these proteins:
- the moaA gene encoding GTP 3',8-cyclase MoaA, which translates to MHTNMHNELTDGFGRKHDYLRISLTDRCNLRCFYCMPEEGIEICNKSEIMTFEEIIGISKIFVSKGVNKIRLTGGEPFYRRDVDLILEELAKLPVDLRITTNGVNLHKHIAVLKENNIKKINVSLDSLNPDKFKTITRFSVFDKVVDNINLLLKEGFEVKVNTVVMNGINDDEIIDFIAWTQHKPLHVRFIEFMPFNGNKWEWKKIVPYKKLMEAVENKFSLEHIVRINDRPNDTSVNYKIKNFEGTFAFINSVTQPFCGTCNRIRLTADGKLKNCLFSSTESDLLIAYRNGEDILPLIERSIGAKKEIRAGMATTAELKNTKRNQKNRSMVSIGG; encoded by the coding sequence ATGCACACAAATATGCATAACGAATTGACAGACGGATTTGGCAGAAAACATGATTATCTGCGAATATCATTGACAGATAGATGTAATTTGCGTTGCTTTTATTGTATGCCCGAAGAAGGAATTGAAATATGCAATAAATCTGAAATAATGACCTTTGAAGAGATTATTGGTATTTCTAAAATATTTGTGAGCAAAGGAGTTAACAAGATAAGGCTAACAGGTGGCGAACCTTTTTATAGAAGAGATGTTGATTTGATTTTAGAAGAATTAGCAAAATTGCCGGTAGATTTAAGAATAACTACCAATGGCGTTAATTTGCATAAACACATTGCTGTTCTTAAAGAAAATAATATTAAAAAAATCAACGTCAGTTTAGATTCGCTAAATCCCGATAAATTTAAAACCATAACGCGTTTTTCTGTATTTGACAAAGTTGTGGATAATATCAATTTGTTATTAAAAGAAGGCTTTGAAGTAAAGGTAAATACGGTGGTAATGAACGGGATTAATGATGATGAAATAATTGATTTTATAGCATGGACGCAACATAAACCTTTGCATGTGCGGTTTATTGAGTTTATGCCATTTAACGGCAATAAATGGGAGTGGAAAAAAATTGTTCCATATAAAAAATTGATGGAAGCGGTTGAAAATAAATTTTCTTTAGAGCACATTGTGCGAATAAATGATAGACCAAACGATACCTCGGTAAATTATAAAATAAAAAATTTTGAAGGCACTTTTGCCTTTATAAATTCGGTAACCCAGCCATTTTGCGGTACATGCAATAGAATTAGATTAACGGCAGATGGTAAATTAAAAAATTGTCTTTTCTCTTCTACTGAGTCAGATTTGCTTATCGCTTATAGAAATGGTGAAGATATATTGCCTTTAATAGAAAGAAGCATAGGTGCTAAAAAAGAAATACGTGCGGGTATGGCTACTACAGCAGAGTTAAAAAATACCAAGAGAAACCAAAAAAATAGAAGTATGGTTTCTATAGGAGGATAG
- a CDS encoding Crp/Fnr family transcriptional regulator, producing MNIKNWFITHESKNHFNRLVEEYCTEEWKSLIKHYQTTKLYKKGEYIIKEADLVENIGIISTGKIKVFNTHSDKIERIIRFATDGQIVGHRGLGVEMTYSISAMALIDTEVKQIPIEIFKNVLKANNEFCYQVLLFFADELKRSENQIKYFTSLKVNQQVALALIMNYDAFGFDEEIENKLSFTISRKDISNLTGCTYESVVRVLSTFNKNGIIEIDNKDIFILDMKKLHKLLE from the coding sequence ATGAATATTAAGAATTGGTTTATTACCCACGAATCTAAAAATCATTTTAATAGATTAGTAGAAGAATATTGTACTGAAGAATGGAAATCTTTAATTAAGCATTATCAAACAACAAAGCTGTATAAGAAGGGCGAATACATTATTAAAGAAGCTGATTTAGTAGAAAATATTGGTATAATAAGTACAGGAAAAATTAAAGTTTTTAATACTCATTCAGATAAGATAGAAAGAATAATAAGATTTGCTACAGACGGGCAAATAGTAGGGCACAGAGGTTTAGGCGTAGAAATGACTTATTCTATTTCTGCAATGGCATTAATAGATACAGAGGTAAAACAAATTCCCATAGAAATATTTAAAAACGTACTTAAAGCCAATAATGAGTTTTGCTATCAAGTATTGCTGTTTTTTGCTGATGAATTAAAACGGTCAGAAAATCAAATTAAATATTTTACTTCATTAAAAGTAAATCAGCAAGTAGCATTAGCCTTAATAATGAATTATGACGCCTTTGGTTTTGATGAAGAAATTGAAAACAAATTAAGTTTTACCATTTCAAGAAAAGATATTTCTAATTTAACAGGGTGTACTTATGAAAGTGTGGTTAGAGTACTAAGTACTTTTAATAAAAACGGCATAATTGAAATTGACAATAAAGATATTTTCATATTAGATATGAAGAAACTTCACAAATTATTAGAATAA
- a CDS encoding hemerythrin domain-containing protein, protein MKIIDRNTGKRLVEPLKGSKEKITKKVEKVLDKEEYSPMDPPDAYDLNYTLNDVKVSDMNPLLQTYIKEHDKTLKELELFEQVMIEFKNSNYNLTQHISDVAGGFFTFFDDKIIDQNRREEQTIFPILKEKLLASGEHNTDEDNPHTAVDLMEDEHVSFIQSASLIFNMLGLAARIPDPASRAVICDLAYHTAVEFIEQLKLHIFKEDHTLFPLAHKLISKNEFKKLA, encoded by the coding sequence ATGAAAATAATAGATAGAAATACAGGAAAAAGATTAGTAGAGCCTTTAAAAGGTAGCAAAGAGAAAATAACTAAAAAAGTTGAGAAAGTATTAGATAAAGAAGAGTATTCTCCAATGGATCCTCCTGATGCTTATGACTTAAATTACACCTTAAATGATGTGAAAGTAAGTGATATGAATCCACTATTACAAACTTACATTAAAGAACATGATAAAACCTTAAAAGAATTAGAGTTATTTGAGCAGGTAATGATAGAGTTTAAAAATAGTAATTATAATTTAACCCAGCATATAAGTGATGTGGCAGGTGGTTTTTTTACTTTTTTTGACGATAAAATAATTGATCAGAATAGGAGAGAAGAACAAACTATTTTTCCAATATTGAAAGAGAAATTATTAGCATCTGGCGAGCATAATACAGATGAAGATAATCCACATACAGCCGTTGACCTTATGGAAGATGAGCATGTTTCTTTTATTCAGTCAGCCAGTTTAATATTTAATATGTTAGGGCTTGCCGCCAGAATACCGGACCCAGCTTCAAGAGCTGTTATTTGCGATTTAGCATACCATACAGCGGTAGAATTTATAGAGCAACTAAAGCTTCATATTTTTAAAGAAGACCACACATTATTTCCTTTGGCACACAAGTTAATTTCAAAAAATGAATTTAAAAAATTAGCATAA